The following are encoded in a window of Argopecten irradians isolate NY unplaced genomic scaffold, Ai_NY scaffold_0097, whole genome shotgun sequence genomic DNA:
- the LOC138311734 gene encoding uncharacterized protein: protein MNGRINMVPLNSLYLLLMTIYSVQSYYYPTHCISSADCRPGFCCRGRDGQVIGGDTTLPPQTGMCARYNNNRQLLSDGCGCGCAIGSLCYREVTGVCCAPYTCRDADYVRERQLYWKNCPNDPNCALPPVVRPQESPIL, encoded by the exons ATGAACGGACGCATCAATATGGTTCCGTTAAATTCTCTTTATTTACTTCTG ATGACCATTTACTCAGTACAATCTTATTATTACCCCACCCATTGTATCTCCAGCGCTGACTGCAGACCAGGCTTTTGTTGTAGAGGAAGGGATGGTCAGGTTATAGGAGGCGATACCACTCTTCCCCCACAGACAG GTATGTGTGCCAGGTACAATAACAACAGACAGCTGTTAAGTGACGGATGTGGATGTGGGTGTGCCATTG GTTCTTTGTGTTACCGAGAAGTAACGGGAGTGTGTTGTGCTCCATACACCTGCCGAGACGCAGATTATGTTCGTGAAAGACAACTGTATTGGAAAAATTGTCCAAATGATCCAAACTGTGCTCTTCCGCCCGTTGTTAGACCACAGGAGTCACCAATATTATAA